Within the Plasmodium relictum strain SGS1 genome assembly, chromosome: 12 genome, the region AACTGTTTGGAGTTGCTTTTGATGTGCAGtgaatatttctttattgtGCATTTCTAtttcacatttttttttatcattcgAAAATACTGAAATTATGACACCTTTTTTGTTATGATATTTATGCTTCTTATCAATTACTTTaactattatatttttacaaatcCATATATCATCTTCATCCTCATAATTTTGGTGTtcttgatatatttttttttcattcttttcattaaatttttcagATTTAtcgaaattatttttatgattatttaaatctgttacacttttttttaatttctttttttcttcattttctaaaataaGTAACTCCAAAGATGATAAGGGTCTTTTTTTTGacaattcctttttttcattatcttgTTTATTCAATAAATCATctgctttttttttcttttcttcacTCTTTTTTAGAGctgttaaaaatatattaacattTGGTTTAGTTACTTGATTATtactttttgttttaatagatgatataacaattttttcatcattttttttttcaattccTGTATATTCTGGTTCAATAAACTTTCCTTCCTTTTTTGCTTCGTCAATTGCtttattgatttttttttcttttaattgcTCATAAGAATaatccattttttttctttcttgaAAGGATTTCTCTCTCTCAATTTTTTCTCTATCAATATATTCTAAATACCATCCTCTTTCCGTATGTTCAATTTTACATTTTCCTGTTTTTCCTAAATATAGAACAAAATCAGTTAAAGTAACCCATACAGTAGCATTCATATGTATATGTGTTTTATCACTTATCAAATTTGTGTATACAGTATTAGCTAATATACGCGTTCGGCAAAATCTAGTCTTCATTAATCTCATGAACTCCTTTTCAAACATTGAGGAATATTCATCCATGAACTTATTTGCATCTTGACAAAATATTTGCATTTGTCTTTGGTGTGTTTCCGATAATCTATGACATTTAAAACCATTTTCATCTCTACATTGTTTCTCACACATTTGACAATACCACTTCAACTTCTGAAGGCCTTTTGCCTTCATTTTATTGGCTAGCCATTTTGGTGTTCCTGGTTCAGCACGAGGCATATCtctttgtttttatttcattaatgtttagaaaaaaaaagaaaaaattgaatattaatatttttttttttttttcataaattataaaaaaaaaaaaaatttctaaatACTATCATAATTAATTacttttagaaaaaaaattacattgttaaaaacttattttcatttaagaTTTAGTGTTCTAAATGATctctaagaaaaaaattttaaaatataattatataacagtataaaagatatttttatattttttattttgtttaatctattgtattattttttttttcatcttgaTTTTTcgattatataaattattttaatttatcattgttagcttttttttttttttttttataccattccttttcatttttcatcGTAATAGTcacttatatatttatttctgtttttttttctttaaatatttataaaaatgttttatgaaaaaataaaactgtttaatcaaaaaattttatctgataaaatatataaaaaataattgtgaAATTTACCttgatgtttttttttttgaagaaaaaaaaaaaaatatatatatataacatttgagatttataatatatagatattagaaaaatatataatttgaaaatatttacaaaaattttCCTTATAATTGTGAGAAGtttacattattttaattctctttcaaaaatatataaataaaaggttaataagaaaaataaatatttttttaatgggAAAAGGAAtagaaaaaagatatatagcATTACTcttaaatgatttaaaattaaatcttACAAATatctattaataaaatatagcttatatataaataaaaagcaaaaagaaatatatatatatatactttaaataaaaattgaagtaacattaaaataatgaatttttataagagtttttatcatttttatatgtaattaAGAAATAACATGGAGAATAAGAATGATTTTTATAtggaaaataattatattgttTATTCTGCAAGTAATAACATATCGCGAAGTATTTGTTTGTAGTTTCGCCTTTAATGATAAAAAGCATTTTACATACTTAAAATATGGaaatcaaataataaatagaGATATAACTTTTAAGgatcacaaaaaaaaatattataatgtt harbors:
- a CDS encoding DNA/RNA-binding protein KIN17, putative, whose protein sequence is MPRAEPGTPKWLANKMKAKGLQKLKWYCQMCEKQCRDENGFKCHRLSETHQRQMQIFCQDANKFMDEYSSMFEKEFMRLMKTRFCRTRILANTVYTNLISDKTHIHMNATVWVTLTDFVLYLGKTGKCKIEHTERGWYLEYIDREKIEREKSFQERKKMDYSYEQLKEKKINKAIDEAKKEGKFIEPEYTGIEKKNDEKIVISSIKTKSNNQVTKPNVNIFLTALKKSEEKKKKADDLLNKQDNEKKELSKKRPLSSLELLILENEEKKKLKKSVTDLNNHKNNFDKSEKFNEKNEKKIYQEHQNYEDEDDIWICKNIIVKVIDKKHKYHNKKGVIISVFSNDKKKCEIEMHNKEIFTAHQKQLQTVIPKIGRQVLILKGKYKGTKGEIKKILSDKEAVIVALKDKNLDDIVSEHMSYDDVSKLQ